One genomic segment of Pseudomonas sp. p1(2021b) includes these proteins:
- the hexR gene encoding transcriptional regulator HexR — protein MNLLQHIAQSRHLLRKSELKVADHVLLDPAAVMHSSMADLAYSVGISEPTIVRFCRAIGCSGFQDLKLKLAQSLAAGASFGQFAIHEDDSVADYSLKIFDTTLHTLMEVREHLNPQALQQAVTAMAQAQRVEFYGFGASGAVAADAQHKFFRLLLSAAAYSDPHMQAMSAVTLKPGDVAVCISQSGRSKDLLITANLVRESGANLITLCPSQTPLAELSTVNLAIDVHEDTEIYTPLTSRIAHLVVIDVLAMGVAMARGPSLVNHLKSVKRSLRSLRLSPKSIKATDD, from the coding sequence GTGAATCTGTTGCAACATATCGCCCAATCGCGCCATTTGCTGCGCAAATCGGAACTGAAAGTGGCCGACCATGTGCTGCTCGATCCGGCTGCCGTCATGCACAGCTCCATGGCCGACCTGGCTTACAGCGTGGGGATCAGCGAGCCGACCATCGTACGTTTTTGCCGGGCGATCGGCTGTTCGGGCTTTCAGGACCTCAAGCTCAAGCTGGCGCAGAGCCTGGCCGCGGGCGCCAGTTTTGGGCAGTTCGCGATCCACGAGGACGACTCGGTCGCTGACTACAGCCTGAAGATCTTCGATACCACACTACATACCTTGATGGAGGTGCGCGAACACCTCAATCCCCAGGCCCTGCAACAGGCGGTAACCGCCATGGCCCAGGCCCAGCGCGTGGAGTTCTATGGCTTTGGTGCATCCGGCGCGGTGGCGGCCGATGCCCAGCACAAGTTCTTCCGCTTGCTGCTCAGCGCCGCGGCCTATTCCGACCCACACATGCAGGCCATGTCTGCGGTGACGCTCAAGCCTGGCGATGTGGCCGTGTGCATTTCCCAATCGGGCCGCTCCAAGGACCTGCTGATCACGGCCAACCTGGTGCGTGAAAGCGGGGCCAACCTGATCACCCTGTGCCCGAGCCAGACGCCGTTGGCCGAGTTGTCCACTGTCAACCTGGCCATCGATGTGCATGAAGATACCGAGATCTATACCCCGCTGACCTCGCGTATCGCTCACCTGGTAGTGATCGACGTGCTGGCGATGGGCGTGGCCATGGCCCGCGGGCCGAGCCTGGTCAACCACCTCAAGAGCGTCAAGCGCAGCCTGCGCAGCCTGCGGCTGTCGCCCAAGTCGATCAAGGCTACCGACGACTGA
- the zwf gene encoding glucose-6-phosphate dehydrogenase, protein MTIPCDILVFGGTGDLALHKLLPALYHLYREGRLHNAVRIIALARRNLPRDEYLKLAERNCRAQIARNDFEEDVWRRFCARLDYFAMDALQSADFVRLARYLGEPGGLARIYYLATAPNLFVPIANHLRIAGLADSEARIVLEKPIGHSLESATAINEAIGAVFDETQVFRIDHYLGKETVQNLMALRFANALLEPVWRNSQVDHVQISVCETLGVENRGAYYDRAGATRDMLQNHLLQLLCLVAMEPPAQFDAEAVRDEKVKILRALKPITGQDVQDKTVRGQYGAGHIGGQEVPAYYFEKDVDNDSDTETFVAVHAHIDNWRWAGVPFYLRTGKRMARRSSQIVIQFKPVPHELFNGGQVNQLLIQLQPEERISLRMMTKSPGKGMRLAPVELDLNLAQVFGQTRRWDAYERLLLDVLEGDSTLFMRRDEVEAAWAWIDPILKGWEEHFQPPRHYAAGSNGPEQANSLLARHGNQWYRSPTGDRAS, encoded by the coding sequence TTGACTATTCCTTGCGACATCCTGGTATTCGGTGGTACGGGCGACCTGGCCCTGCACAAACTGCTGCCGGCGCTCTATCACCTGTATCGCGAGGGCCGCCTGCACAACGCCGTGAGGATCATCGCCCTGGCCCGGCGCAACCTGCCACGGGACGAGTATCTCAAGCTCGCCGAACGTAACTGTCGGGCCCAGATCGCCCGCAACGACTTCGAGGAAGATGTCTGGCGGCGCTTCTGTGCCCGCCTGGACTACTTCGCCATGGATGCCCTGCAAAGCGCCGATTTCGTGCGCCTTGCGCGCTACCTGGGCGAGCCTGGAGGGCTGGCCCGTATCTACTACCTGGCTACCGCACCCAACCTGTTCGTGCCCATCGCCAACCACCTGCGCATCGCCGGCCTTGCCGACAGCGAAGCACGCATCGTGCTGGAGAAGCCCATCGGCCACTCGCTGGAGTCGGCCACGGCGATCAACGAAGCCATTGGTGCGGTATTCGACGAGACCCAGGTGTTTCGCATCGACCACTACCTAGGCAAGGAAACGGTCCAGAACCTCATGGCACTGCGTTTTGCCAATGCCCTGCTGGAGCCGGTTTGGCGCAATAGCCAGGTCGACCATGTACAGATCAGCGTGTGCGAAACCCTGGGCGTGGAGAACCGCGGCGCCTACTACGACCGCGCGGGAGCGACCCGCGACATGCTGCAGAACCACCTGTTGCAGCTGTTGTGCCTGGTGGCCATGGAGCCACCGGCGCAGTTCGACGCCGAAGCGGTGCGTGATGAAAAGGTGAAGATCCTGCGGGCGCTCAAGCCGATAACCGGCCAGGACGTGCAGGACAAGACCGTGCGAGGCCAGTATGGCGCCGGACACATCGGCGGCCAGGAAGTGCCGGCCTACTACTTCGAAAAGGATGTGGACAACGACAGCGACACCGAGACCTTCGTCGCCGTGCACGCGCATATCGACAACTGGCGCTGGGCCGGCGTGCCCTTCTACCTGCGTACCGGCAAGCGCATGGCGCGGCGCTCATCGCAGATCGTCATCCAATTCAAACCGGTGCCACACGAGCTGTTCAACGGCGGCCAGGTCAACCAGCTGCTGATCCAGCTGCAGCCCGAGGAGCGCATCAGCCTGCGCATGATGACCAAGAGCCCGGGCAAAGGCATGCGCCTGGCGCCGGTCGAGCTGGACCTGAACCTGGCTCAGGTGTTCGGCCAGACCCGCCGCTGGGACGCCTACGAGCGTTTGTTGCTGGACGTGCTCGAAGGGGACTCGACGCTGTTCATGCGACGCGACGAAGTGGAAGCCGCCTGGGCCTGGATCGACCCGATCCTCAAGGGCTGGGAGGAGCACTTCCAGCCTCCTCGCCACTACGCTGCCGGAAGCAACGGGCCAGAGCAGGCCAACAGCTTGCTGGCCAGGCATGGCAACCAGTGGTATCGAAGCCCAACCGGCGACCGGGCGTCATGA
- the uvrD gene encoding DNA helicase II produces MHTDDLSLLLNSLNDAQRQAVAATLGRQLVLAGAGSGKTRVLVHRIAWLIQVEQASPHSILSVTFTNKAAAEMRQRIEQLLGINPAGMWVGTFHGLAHRLLRAHWQEARLVQNFQILDSDDQQRLVKRVIRELGLDEQRWPARQAQWFINGQKDEGLRPQHIQAGGDLFLGTMRSIYEAYEQACERAGVIDFSELLLRALDLWRDHPGLLEHYQRRFRHLLVDEFQDTNAVQYAWLRLLAGQNGGSLMAVGDDDQSIYGWRGAKIENIHQYTADFPDAELIRLEQNYRSTSGILKAANALIANNSGRLGKELWTDMGEGEPLTLYAAYNEHDEARYVVETIESLIRQGNARGDIAILYRSNAQSRVLEEALLRERIPYRIYGGQRFFERAEIKNAMAYLRLLEGRGNDAALERVINVPPRGIGEKTVEAIRDHARHSQLSMWEAMCQLLAAKALKGRAASALGAFIELMENLAAKTLDMPLHLMTQTVIEQSGLIIYHQEEKGEKGQARVENLEELVSAARNFETSEDDADLSPLSAFLGHASLEAGDAQADEHEDSVQLMTLHSAKGLEFPYVFLVGMEEGLFPHKMSLEEPGRLEEERRLAYVGITRAMRQLIMTYAETRRLYGSETYNKVSRFVREIPAGLVQEVRLSNSVSRPFGGNQSSSSSLFANASIPQTAFTLGQRVQHSVFGEGVILNFEGSGAQARVQVNFAEGSKWLMLGYAKLEAI; encoded by the coding sequence ATGCACACAGACGACCTCTCCCTCCTGTTGAATTCCCTCAATGATGCCCAACGCCAGGCCGTCGCGGCCACGCTTGGGCGTCAGCTGGTGCTTGCGGGCGCCGGCTCCGGTAAAACCCGCGTGCTGGTGCACCGCATCGCCTGGCTGATCCAGGTCGAGCAGGCTTCGCCGCATTCGATCCTGTCGGTGACGTTCACCAACAAGGCTGCCGCCGAAATGCGCCAGCGGATCGAGCAGCTGCTGGGCATCAACCCGGCGGGCATGTGGGTCGGGACCTTCCACGGCCTTGCCCACCGCCTGTTGCGTGCGCATTGGCAGGAAGCGCGCCTGGTGCAGAACTTCCAGATTCTCGACAGCGACGACCAGCAGCGCCTGGTCAAGCGGGTGATCCGCGAGCTTGGCCTCGACGAGCAACGCTGGCCGGCGCGCCAGGCCCAATGGTTCATCAACGGGCAGAAGGACGAAGGCCTGCGCCCCCAGCATATCCAGGCCGGCGGCGACCTGTTCCTAGGCACCATGCGCAGTATCTACGAGGCCTACGAACAGGCCTGCGAACGTGCAGGGGTCATCGACTTTTCGGAGTTACTCCTGCGCGCGCTGGACCTGTGGCGCGACCATCCCGGGCTGCTCGAACATTACCAGCGGCGCTTCCGCCACCTGCTGGTGGACGAGTTCCAGGACACCAACGCCGTGCAGTACGCCTGGCTGCGCCTACTGGCGGGCCAGAACGGCGGCAGCCTGATGGCCGTGGGCGACGACGACCAGTCCATCTATGGCTGGCGCGGAGCCAAGATCGAGAATATCCACCAGTACACCGCCGACTTCCCGGATGCCGAGCTGATCCGCCTGGAGCAGAACTACCGGTCCACCAGTGGCATCCTCAAGGCGGCCAACGCCTTGATCGCCAACAACAGTGGCCGCCTGGGCAAGGAACTGTGGACCGACATGGGCGAAGGCGAGCCGCTTACGTTGTACGCCGCCTACAACGAGCATGACGAAGCGCGCTATGTAGTCGAAACCATCGAGAGCCTGATCAGGCAAGGCAATGCGCGCGGCGACATCGCCATCCTGTATCGCTCCAACGCCCAGTCGCGGGTATTGGAAGAAGCCCTGCTGCGCGAGCGTATTCCCTATCGCATCTACGGCGGCCAACGCTTCTTCGAACGCGCCGAAATCAAGAACGCCATGGCCTACCTGCGCCTGCTCGAGGGTCGCGGCAACGATGCCGCCCTCGAGCGGGTGATCAACGTGCCGCCACGTGGCATCGGCGAGAAAACCGTCGAAGCCATCCGTGACCACGCCCGTCACAGCCAGCTGTCGATGTGGGAGGCCATGTGCCAACTGCTCGCCGCCAAGGCCTTGAAAGGCCGTGCGGCAAGCGCCCTGGGCGCCTTCATCGAATTGATGGAGAACCTGGCCGCCAAGACCCTGGACATGCCGCTGCACCTGATGACCCAGACCGTCATCGAACAGTCCGGCCTGATCATCTATCACCAGGAAGAAAAAGGCGAAAAAGGCCAGGCACGGGTAGAAAACCTCGAGGAACTGGTCAGCGCCGCGCGCAACTTCGAGACCAGCGAAGATGACGCCGACCTTTCGCCGCTGTCGGCCTTCCTCGGCCATGCTTCCCTGGAAGCCGGCGATGCCCAGGCGGACGAACACGAAGACAGCGTGCAGTTGATGACCCTGCACAGCGCCAAGGGCCTGGAGTTCCCCTATGTGTTCCTGGTGGGCATGGAAGAAGGCCTGTTCCCTCACAAGATGAGCCTGGAAGAGCCAGGCCGCCTGGAAGAGGAACGTCGCCTGGCTTACGTGGGCATCACCCGGGCCATGCGCCAGCTGATCATGACCTACGCCGAAACCCGTCGCCTGTATGGCAGCGAAACCTATAACAAGGTGTCGCGTTTCGTACGGGAAATTCCGGCAGGGCTGGTACAGGAAGTGCGCCTGTCCAATAGCGTCAGCCGCCCCTTCGGCGGTAACCAGAGCAGCTCGAGCAGCCTGTTCGCCAACGCCAGCATTCCACAAACGGCCTTCACCTTGGGCCAGCGGGTGCAACATTCGGTGTTTGGTGAGGGCGTGATTCTCAATTTCGAAGGCTCGGGTGCCCAGGCACGGGTGCAGGTCAACTTCGCCGAGGGCAGCAAGTGGCTGATGCTGGGTTACGCCAAACTGGAAGCGATCTGA
- a CDS encoding Tim44 domain-containing protein — translation MQRFLSIVLALCVGLTLSLDANAKRFGGGKSSGSAPIHQTRQATPTTPAAAPTAPGRAPAAASGASRWLGPLAGIAAGGLLASMFMGDGFQGMQILDFLIMGLIAFLVFRFIAARRRQQQPQHAAAGHAPYQRESHAQPAQPSVFGGAAAPAATPVINAPAWFNEQNFLSAARSHFMSLQQHWDANEMDKIAEFVTPQMLEFLKRERADLGDGFQSTYIDNLDVQLEGVDDRADKTIATLTFHGVSKTSRFDQGEAFSESWHMERAQGENQPWLLAGIRQNG, via the coding sequence ATGCAACGTTTTCTTAGCATCGTACTGGCGCTGTGCGTCGGCCTGACGCTGAGCCTGGACGCCAACGCCAAGCGTTTCGGCGGCGGCAAGAGCTCGGGCTCCGCGCCTATCCACCAGACCCGCCAGGCTACGCCAACCACGCCGGCCGCCGCGCCGACCGCTCCTGGCCGTGCTCCGGCCGCCGCCAGCGGTGCTTCGCGCTGGCTGGGCCCATTGGCCGGTATCGCCGCGGGCGGCCTGCTGGCCTCCATGTTCATGGGCGACGGCTTCCAGGGCATGCAGATCCTCGACTTCCTGATCATGGGCCTGATCGCCTTCCTGGTGTTCCGCTTCATCGCCGCGCGTCGTCGCCAGCAGCAGCCGCAGCACGCTGCCGCTGGCCACGCACCCTACCAGCGTGAAAGCCATGCCCAGCCAGCCCAACCGTCGGTCTTCGGTGGCGCCGCGGCGCCTGCCGCCACACCGGTGATCAACGCACCGGCCTGGTTCAACGAGCAGAACTTCCTGAGCGCCGCACGCAGCCACTTCATGTCGCTGCAGCAGCATTGGGATGCCAACGAGATGGACAAGATCGCCGAGTTCGTCACCCCGCAGATGCTCGAGTTCCTCAAGCGCGAACGTGCCGACCTGGGTGACGGCTTCCAGTCCACCTACATCGACAACCTCGATGTGCAGCTCGAAGGCGTCGACGACCGCGCCGACAAGACCATCGCGACCCTGACCTTCCATGGTGTCTCGAAGACCTCGCGCTTCGACCAGGGCGAAGCGTTCAGCGAAAGCTGGCACATGGAGCGTGCACAGGGCGAAAACCAGCCTTGGCTGCTCGCGGGTATCCGCCAGAACGGCTGA
- a CDS encoding SMI1/KNR4 family protein, translating to MEEVIEQLREANEPVPVPLELPDEDLLVEIEEQLFINIPFVFKEFLLTVSDVVYGSLEPVTVTDPQSHTYLPDVAANAWDAGVPRDLIPLCQDGDNYYCVEEDGTVVLWDGDEEAIAEDNWESVWHWARDVWLES from the coding sequence GTGGAAGAAGTGATCGAACAACTCCGGGAAGCCAATGAGCCAGTCCCCGTACCGCTGGAGCTGCCAGACGAGGACTTGCTGGTAGAGATCGAAGAGCAGCTGTTCATCAATATTCCCTTCGTGTTCAAGGAATTTCTGCTGACCGTCAGCGACGTGGTCTATGGCAGCCTGGAACCTGTCACCGTCACCGATCCGCAGTCACACACGTACCTGCCTGACGTTGCCGCGAACGCCTGGGATGCGGGCGTGCCCCGAGACCTGATCCCCCTGTGCCAGGATGGCGACAACTACTACTGTGTCGAGGAAGACGGTACCGTGGTCCTGTGGGATGGCGATGAAGAAGCCATCGCCGAAGACAACTGGGAGTCTGTCTGGCATTGGGCCAGGGATGTCTGGCTGGAAAGCTGA
- a CDS encoding cation:proton antiporter gives MHAISFIQDLAVIMLVAGVVTILFHRFKQPVVLGYIVAGFIIGPHTPPFGLIHDEDTIKTLAELGVIFLMFCLGLEFSLRKLFKVGATAFIAAFLEIVLMIWIGFEIGRWFGWNTMDSLFLGAILAISSTTIIVKALNDLKMKHERFAQLIFGVLIVEDILGIGIIALLSGIAVSGTVSSGEVFSTVGKLSLFMIVALVIGILLVPRLLAYVAKFESNEMLLITVLGLCFGFCLLVVKLEYSMVLGAFLIGAIMAESRQLLKIERLIEPVRDLFSAIFFVAIGLMIDPRVLVDYAWPIAVITVAVVLGKMLSCGMGAFIAGNDGRTSLRVGMGLSQIGEFSFIIAALGMTLQVTSDFLYPVAVAVSAITTLLTPYLIRAADPLSLKLGKVVPARLARVLSLYGEWLRSIQPHGEGAMVAAMIRRILLQVGVNLALVIAIFFSGGYFAERIGTWLMEWVGDISRQKALIWGAALLLSLPFLIAAYRKLKALSMLLAELGVKPEMAGRHTQRVRRVIAEVIPLLSLLVIFLLLSALSASILPTNELLLVIAVVAAVVVALLWRWFIRVHSRMQIALLETLDNNRDQTH, from the coding sequence ATGCATGCCATCAGCTTCATTCAGGACCTGGCCGTGATCATGCTGGTGGCCGGGGTGGTCACCATTCTTTTCCACCGTTTCAAGCAGCCTGTCGTGCTGGGCTACATCGTCGCTGGCTTCATCATCGGCCCGCACACACCGCCTTTCGGCCTGATCCATGATGAAGACACCATCAAGACCCTGGCTGAACTCGGGGTGATTTTCCTGATGTTCTGCCTGGGCCTGGAATTCAGCTTGCGCAAGCTGTTCAAGGTCGGCGCCACCGCGTTCATCGCGGCCTTCCTGGAAATCGTCCTGATGATCTGGATCGGTTTCGAGATCGGCCGCTGGTTTGGCTGGAACACCATGGACTCACTGTTCCTGGGCGCGATCCTGGCTATTTCCTCGACCACCATCATCGTCAAGGCGCTCAACGACCTGAAGATGAAGCACGAGCGCTTCGCCCAATTGATCTTCGGTGTGCTGATCGTGGAGGACATCCTTGGCATCGGCATCATTGCCCTGCTTTCAGGCATCGCGGTCAGCGGCACGGTCAGTTCGGGCGAGGTGTTCTCCACGGTGGGCAAGCTTTCCCTGTTCATGATCGTCGCGCTGGTTATCGGCATACTGCTGGTGCCGCGGCTGCTGGCCTATGTGGCGAAGTTCGAAAGCAACGAGATGCTGCTGATCACCGTGCTGGGTCTGTGCTTCGGCTTTTGCCTGTTGGTGGTCAAGCTCGAGTACAGCATGGTCCTGGGGGCGTTCCTGATCGGTGCGATCATGGCCGAATCCCGGCAGCTGCTTAAGATCGAGCGCCTGATCGAACCGGTACGTGACCTGTTCAGTGCCATCTTCTTCGTGGCCATCGGCCTGATGATCGACCCGCGCGTGCTGGTCGACTACGCCTGGCCGATCGCGGTGATCACCGTGGCGGTGGTGCTGGGCAAGATGCTGTCGTGCGGCATGGGGGCCTTTATCGCCGGCAACGACGGGAGGACCTCATTGCGGGTGGGGATGGGTCTTTCTCAGATCGGCGAATTCTCCTTCATCATCGCGGCCCTGGGCATGACTTTGCAGGTCACCAGTGACTTCCTTTACCCGGTAGCGGTGGCTGTCTCGGCCATTACGACGCTACTCACGCCCTACCTGATTCGCGCCGCCGACCCCTTGTCGCTGAAGCTCGGCAAGGTGGTGCCCGCTCGGTTGGCGCGGGTATTGTCGTTGTACGGTGAATGGCTGCGCAGCATCCAGCCTCATGGGGAAGGCGCCATGGTGGCCGCAATGATCCGGCGCATCCTGTTGCAGGTGGGTGTGAACCTGGCGTTGGTGATCGCGATCTTCTTCAGTGGCGGTTATTTCGCTGAGCGTATCGGCACCTGGCTCATGGAGTGGGTCGGTGATATCAGCCGGCAGAAGGCGTTGATCTGGGGCGCCGCGCTGTTGTTGTCGCTGCCGTTCCTGATTGCTGCCTACCGCAAGCTCAAGGCGCTTTCGATGTTGCTCGCCGAACTGGGCGTAAAGCCTGAGATGGCCGGGCGGCATACCCAGCGTGTGAGACGAGTGATTGCCGAGGTGATTCCGTTGTTGTCGCTGTTGGTGATCTTCCTGCTGCTGTCCGCGCTTTCGGCGAGCATTCTGCCAACCAACGAGCTCTTGTTGGTGATCGCAGTGGTAGCAGCGGTGGTGGTGGCTTTGCTATGGCGTTGGTTCATCCGGGTTCATTCCCGCATGCAGATCGCGCTGCTGGAAACGCTGGACAACAATCGTGACCAAACCCATTGA